The following are encoded together in the Thunnus albacares chromosome 7, fThuAlb1.1, whole genome shotgun sequence genome:
- the LOC122986369 gene encoding prisilkin-39-like encodes MMMLWILCLLIGSMTCTPVRKAYRSDNAAPAPSGLIPFSHYSGHWRGGVSSDLGSSSSLPSLPNPSSGKPSELPAPQDGLSSAGPGGYGSHNMAGGNNYYSGYASFRDEHFNSPEVSNYGAAYPASQSSGYDSSAPGGNYYGYGYASSGIGYVGDASTSYAAGDENPEPVFSDVSDLEPVYSFSSRSSYQHGREVYTQTRYTPGEPAVPPVSGPNSKTSNQRSPAKAPTKGGF; translated from the exons ATGAT GATGTTATGGATTTTGTGTCTGCTGATTGGAAGCATGACCTGTACTCCTGTACGAAAAG CCTACAGATCAGACAATGCTGCTCCGGCACCCTCAGGCCTCATTCCTTTCTCTCATTACTCTGGGCATTGGCGAGGAGGGGTGAGTTCTGACCTGGGCAGCAGCTCTTCTTTACCAAGTCTACCCAACCCAAGCTCTGGCAAACCCTCTGAGCTTCCTGCTCCTCAAGATGGCCTTTCCAGTGCTGGCCCTGGCGGTTACGGCAGCCACAACATGGCTGGGGGTAATAACTACTACAGTGGCTATGCTAGTTTCAGGGATGAGCACTTTAACAGCCCTGAGGTCAGTAACTATGGGGCTGCTTATCCAGCTTCTCAGTCCAGTGGGTATGACAGCAGTGCTCCAGGTGGCAACTATTATGGCTATGGCTATGCTAGCTCAGGTATTGGTTATGTGGGGGACGCCTCTACCAGCTATGCTGCCGGTGACGAAAACCCAGAGCCGGTCTTCAGTGACGTGTCTGATCTGGAGCCAGTTTACTCCTTCAGCTCCCGCTCAAGCTACCAGCACGGAAGAGAGGTGTATACTCAAACCCGCTACACCCCAGGAGAGCCTGCTGTTCCCCCAGTCTCAGGACCCAACAGCAAAACTTCAAACCAGAGAAGTCCTGCTAAAGCACCAACCAAAGGTGGCTTCTGA
- the LOC122986371 gene encoding uncharacterized protein LOC122986371, giving the protein MRVLWISCLLIGSISCVPVGKKYGSGAADAGFRWQPSNGYWFSGGGVSSDLGSSSSLPSLPNPSSGKPSELPAPQDSFSSAGPSGYGSHNMAGGNNYHSGYASFRDEHFNSPEVSNYGAAYPASQSSGYDSSAPGGNYYGYGYASSGIGYEGDASAGDENPEPVFSDVSDLEPVYSFSSRSSYQHGREVYTQTRYTPGEPAVPPVSGPNSKTSNQRSPAKAPTKGGF; this is encoded by the exons ATGAG GGTGTTGTGGATTTCATGCCTGCTGATTGGAAGCATCTCTTGTGTCCCTGTGGGGAAAA AATATGGTTCAGGTGCTGCTGATGCAGGGTTCAGGTGGCAGCCATCTAATGGGTATTGGTTCAGTGGAGGAGGGGTGAGTTCTGACCTGGGCAGCAGCTCTTCTCTACCAAGTCTACCCAACCCAAGCTCTGGCAAACCCTCTGAGCTTCCGGCTCCTCAAGATAGCTTTTCCAGTGCTGGCCCTAGCGGTTACGGTAGCCACAACATGGCTGGGGGTAATAACTACCACAGTGGCTATGCTAGTTTCAGGGATGAGCACTTTAACAGCCCTGAGGTCAGTAACTATGGGGCTGCTTATCCAGCTTCTCAGTCCAGTGGGTATGACAGCAGTGCTCCAGGTGGCAACTATTATGGCTATGGCTATGCTAGCTCAGGTATTGGTTATGAGGGGGACGCCTCTGCCGGTGATGAAAACCCAGAGCCGGTCTTCAGTGACGTGTCTGATCTGGAGCCAGTTTACTCCTTCAGCTCCCGCTCAAGCTACCAGCACGGAAGAGAGGTGTATACTCAAACCCGCTACACCCCAGGAGAGCCTGCTGTTCCCCCAGTCTCAGGACCCAACAGCAAAACTTCAAACCAGAGGAGTCCTGCTAAAGCACCAACCAAAGGTGGCTTCTGA
- the LOC122986370 gene encoding prisilkin-39-like, translated as MRVLWISCLLIGSISCVPVGKKYGSGAADAGFRWQPSNGYWFSGGGVSSDLGSSSSLPSLPNPSSGKPSELPAPQDGLSSAGPGGYGSHNMAGGNNYYSGYASFRDEHSNSPEVSNYGAAYPASQSSGYDSSAPGGNYYGYGHASSGIGYVGDASTSYAAGDENPEPVFSDVSDLEPVYSFSSRSSYQHGREVYTQTRYTPGEPAVPPVSGPNSKTSNQRSPAKAPTKGGF; from the exons ATGAG GGTGTTGTGGATTTCATGCCTGCTGATTGGAAGCATCTCTTGTGTCCCTGTGGGGAAAA AATATGGTTCAGGTGCTGCTGACGCAGGGTTCAGGTGGCAGCCATCTAATGGGTATTGGTTCAGTGGAGGAGGGGTGAGTTCTGACCTGGGCAGCAGCTCTTCTCTACCAAGTCTACCCAACCCAAGCTCTGGCAAACCCTCTGAGCTTCCTGCTCCTCAAGATGGCCTTTCCAGTGCTGGCCCTGGCGGTTACGGCAGCCACAACATGGCTGGGGGTAATAACTACTACAGTGGCTATGCTAGTTTCAGGGATGAGCACTCTAACAGCCCTGAGGTCAGTAACTATGGGGCTGCTTATCCAGCTTCTCAGTCCAGTGGGTATGACAGCAGTGCTCCAGGTGGCAACTATTATGGCTATGGCCATGCTAGCTCAGGTATTGGTTATGTGGGGGACGCCTCTACCAGCTATGCTGCCGGTGACGAAAACCCAGAGCCGGTCTTCAGTGACGTGTCTGATCTGGAGCCAGTTTACTCCTTCAGCTCCCGCTCAAGCTACCAGCACGGAAGAGAGGTGTATACTCAAACCCGCTACACCCCAGGAGAGCCTGCTGTTCCCCCAGTCTCAGGACCCAACAGCAAAACTTCAAACCAGAGAAGTCCTGCTAAAGCACCAACCAAAGGTGGCTTCTGA
- the tango6 gene encoding transport and Golgi organization protein 6 homolog codes for MTSAILSALNVLTKPLGEVSAHDAQSSQQEALLEALRANRASLLEQLQSDGGFKEVRRLREEAMAEAHWFSNDTKDTTWSFVQECLLLLLTLARHLSAELELFNQTPAPSAPKPRTPEMAPPLPPDVLSVTQQKTLGAALQFVVSLGLSPYLAPGVGVPLGRRSAFGGMVEQLVRGGAVSAVGRRLLTTVNVLLELAELSSLATLVFTRHLGDVMAALCQLGYQPHRADGCSTEEEKMEELSAEERRTCREALKSLLGKVYQPIVIKELLILQGGPKQSRPVGSSSGSSSSRAALGSAPAWLRRLCGQLLSERLMQPKGVQAVVRAILEGGTGGESDWRKCDGVARILVACPQQSASADSYYRQVCPQILDLLHFKDKLTAQQFQRVATRAVLSVVQEKPSFAQQYLLAPLLAPLHRCTTASNDAHSLVAVEEWELTRCVEDVYKIWVVGNSPSAPLLKALEEVLPVIFTLFCFTKQNVSHLRASCQEILQWYLHHSETSAALPALRQLSGLQEQKNTLAADFHFTPGSDGGARLSCRDSCSDEDDALYEKLSGEQWRLECLMQLLAELKDSDLPGDFFLDLLQELTSWAAAEEEEEEEEEKQELDVSAMTLLEVEQQLLGRAARRGQKLALLQVLAVMVECVEHTVLLRKNTQVVDFMVSLLQRACVGLDQASSPSLGNPVESQTLSMGMGLVATLLSGPQLTAEDYSSMSRLLSPLETLSQKHPEVVVQELASNLRAVIATHGAYRPENLTAATAPSSKDSETKPKNNSVPLKKKKKTQTEGNASQTSPHSPPLDTNTPSSTHTRHPVSSGGSVAGTRPKGEGRSSGKNDTSPPTKTFSDWLLEACDPDVPTRAFALRALTRMVQNGDPEAVQAQEKVLILFLENLEHEDSFIYLSAIQGLAALADSYPERILERLLKDFQHGPSLPTSNKDHSLETRLKMGEVLMRASRAMGELAPHLGRPLLAVFLQGTRDLDQSVRASSLSNLGELYQRLDYALGPLAQELSSCLTALIKTEKEAEVRRAAVHVIALLLRGLSDKTTQVLSDVLLDLYRALKWVVRSDPDEVTVLHAQLALEELDDVMRRFIFPKQKLEKKIVVLP; via the exons ATGACTTCAGCTATCCTTTCCGCTTTGAATGTCCTAACGAAACCTCTTGGCG aGGTGTCTGCACATGATGCTCAGTCCTCTCAGCAGGAGGCGCTCCTGGAAGCTCTGCGGGCCAACAGAGCTTCGCTCTTGGAGCAGCTCCAGAGTGATGGGGGCTTTAAGGAGGTGAGGAGGCTGAGGGAGGAGGCGATGGCTGAGGCGCACTGGTTCTCTAATGACACAAAGGACACTACGTGGAGCTTTGTCCAGGAGTGTCTCCTACTGCTGCTCACGTTAGCTCGACACCTTTCTGCTGAACTTGAGCTTTTCAATCAGACCCCCGCTCCCTCTGCTCCTAAACCACGCACCCCTGAGATGGCTCCACCTTTACCTCCTGACGTCCTCAGCGTCACCCAGCAGAAGACTCTCGGAGCAGCTCTTCAGTTTGTGGTCTCTCTTGGGCTCAGTCCTTACCTGGCACCTGGAGTCGGCGTGCCACTGGGTCGCAGGTCAGCGTTTGGTGGGATGGTGGAGCAACTGGTCCGTGGAGGGGCGGTGTCGGCAGTGGGACGGCGCCTTCTGACCACAGTGAATGTCTTGTTGGAGTTGGCAGAACTATCATCTCTCGCCACACTAGTGTTCACGCGGCACCTTGGGGATGTGATGGCAGCGCTGTGCCAGCTTGGCTACCAGCCACACCGGGCAGATGGATGCAGCACTGAGGAGGAGAAG ATGGAGGAGCTCAGTGCTGAAGAACGTAGAACTTGCAGGGAAGCTCTCAAAAGCCTTCTGGGAAAAGTCTACCAGCCAATCGTTATCAAGGAGCTGCTCATCCTACAAGGTGGACCCAAACAg TCCAGGCCAGTTGGAAGCTCTAGtggctccagcagcagcagggcagCTCTGGGATCAGCTCCAGCCTGGCTGAGGCGTCTGTGCGGTCAGCTGCTGTCTGAGCGTCTGATGCAGCCCAAGGGGGTCCAAGCTGTAGTCAGAGCCATCCTGGAGGGAGGTACAG GGGGCGAGTCAGACTGGAGGAAATGTGACGGTGTGGCCAGGATCCTGGTGGCCTGCCCGCAACAGTCTGCCTCAGCAGACAGCTACTACAGACAAGTCTGTCCTCAG ATCCTCGACCTTCTGCACTTCAAAGACAAGCTGACAGCCCAACAGTTTCAGCGTGTGGCCACCAGGGCGGTGCTCTCTGTGGTGCAGGAGAAGCCCAGCTTTGCCCAGCAGTACCTGCTCGCTCCTCTGCTCGCACCTCTCCACCGCTGCACCACTGCTTCCA atGACGCTCATTCCCTAGTTGCTGTGGAGGAGTGGGAGCTGACACGCTGTGTGGAGGACGTGTACAAG ATCTGGGTGGTGGGGAACAGTCCATCAGCTCCTCTACTCAAAGCTCTAGAGGAAGTCCTTCCTGTGATCTTCACACTCTTCTGTTTCACCAAGCAGAACGTCTCCCACCTGCG CGCCTCCTGTCAGGAGATCTTGCAGTGGTATCTGCACCACAGTGAGACGTCTGCAGCCCTGCCAGCACTAAGGCAGCTCTCAGGCCTGCAGGAGCAGAAGAACACGTTGGCGGCAGACTTCCACTTCACCCCGGGCAGTGATGGAGGAGCGAGGCTCAGCTGTAGAGACAGCTGCAG tgatgaagatgatgctCTGTATGAGAAGCTGTCAGGGGAGCAGTGGAGGCTGGAGTGTCTGatgcagctgctggctgaacTCAAAGACAGCGACCTGCCTGGAGATTTCTTCCTGGATCTGCTGCAG GAGCTGACCAGCTgggcagcagcagaggaagaggaagaggaggaggaagagaagcagGAGTTAGACGTGTCAGCCATGACGCTCCTGGAGgtggagcagcagctgctggGTCGTGCTGCGAGGCGAGGCCAGAAGCTGGCTTTGCTTCAGGTGTTGGCTGTGATGGTGGAGTGTGTGGAACATACTGTGCTGCTGAGAAAAAACACGCAG GTGGTGGACTTCATGGTGTCCCTGCTTCAGAGGGCCTGTGTGGGTCTGGATCAGGCCTCTAGTCCCAGTCTTGGAAACCCAGTAGAGAGCCAGACGCTGAGTATGGGGATGGGCCTGGTGGCTACTCTGCTCTCTGGACCTCAG CTCACTGCAGAGGACTACTCTTCTATGTCGAGGCTGCTGTCACCACTGGAGACATTATCTCAGAAGCACCCTGAGGTGGTTGTCCAGGAACTGGCCTCAAACCTCAGAGCTGTTATTGCCACCCACGGTGCCTACCGGCCTGAAAACCTCACTGCCGCCACTGCTCCAAGCTCCAAAGACTCTGAGACAAAACCAAAGAACAACAGTGTgcctttaaagaaaaagaaaaagacacaaactgaaGGAAACGCCTCACAGACTAGTCCTCACTCTCCTCCCCTGGACACTAACACTCCCAGCAGCACTCACACCAGACACCCAGTGTCTTCTGGAGGGTCTGTAGCAGGAACAAGACCAAAAGGTGAAGGAAGGAGCTCTGGTAAAAATGACACTTCCCCTCCTACCAAGAccttttctgattggctgctagAGGCATGTGACCCAGACGTGCCAACTAGAGCGTTTGCCCTGAGGGCCCTGACCCGGATGGTGCAAAACGGAGACCCAGAGGCTGTCCAGGCCCAGGAGAAGGTCCTCATC CTCTTCTTAGAAAACCTGGAGCATGAAGACTCATTCATCTACCTGTCAGCGATTCAAG GACTGGCTGCACTGGCTGATTCCTACCCTGAGAGGATCCTTGAGAGGCTCCTAAAAGACTTCCAACATGGTCCCTCACTCCCTACATCCAACAAGGACCACTCCCTGGAGACCCGCCTTAAAATGGGTGAAGTCCTGATGAGGGCGAGCAGGGCTATGG ggGAGCTGGCACCCCACCTCGGTCGTCCCCTGCTGGCCGTCTTCCTGCAAGGAACAAGAGACCTGGACCAAAGCGTCCGGGCCAGCAGTCTGTCCAACCTGGGGGAGCTCTATCAGAGACTGGACTACGCACTGGGGCCGCTGGCACAAGAG ctGAGCTCCTGTCTGACTGCTCTGataaagacagagaaggaggcAGAGGTGAGGAGAGCTGCCGTCCACGTTATTGCCCTGCTGCTCCGAGGCCTCAGCGACAAAACCACCcag GTtctcagtgatgttttgttgGATCTGTACCGAGCATTAAAGTGGGTGGTTCGCTCGGACCCGGATGAAGTCACAGTGCTCCATGCTCAgctggctctggaggagcttgaTGACGTCATGAGGAGGTTCATCTTTCCCAAACAAAAGCTGGAGAAGAAGATTGTTGTCCTGCCATAG